The following proteins come from a genomic window of Frankia casuarinae:
- a CDS encoding thioesterase II family protein, producing the protein MTGTGVSGTGVSGTGVSGTGLTGTGLTGRTWLRYEPTDAAVRLICLPHAGAGASSFARWLGLFPSTVAAVRVQLPGREDVVAEPALRLVHDAVDALLPQVTRLIDPPVALYGHSMGALVAFELARALSAAGIPPVHLFVSGRRAPHRPASRAPIHHLPDDALVAALKTMGDTGGSHRSAAFLRYTLRLTRVDLTLSEEYAYRSEPRLRCPITAFYGTADPVVDLAEIEAWRDETDAAFAVHTFPGDHFFHQRHRVAIAARIAAALE; encoded by the coding sequence GTGACGGGCACCGGGGTATCGGGCACCGGGGTATCGGGCACCGGGGTATCGGGCACCGGGCTGACGGGCACCGGGCTGACGGGCCGGACGTGGCTGCGGTACGAACCGACGGATGCCGCCGTGCGGCTCATCTGCCTCCCGCACGCCGGTGCCGGAGCCAGTTCCTTCGCCAGATGGCTTGGGCTGTTCCCGTCGACCGTCGCGGCGGTGCGGGTCCAGCTGCCCGGTCGTGAGGACGTGGTGGCCGAGCCCGCGCTGCGCCTGGTGCACGATGCCGTCGACGCGTTGCTACCACAGGTGACCCGGCTGATCGACCCGCCCGTGGCGTTGTATGGCCACAGCATGGGAGCACTGGTCGCCTTCGAGCTGGCCCGCGCGCTGAGTGCGGCGGGTATCCCACCGGTGCATCTGTTCGTCTCCGGCCGCCGGGCGCCACACCGGCCCGCCAGCAGGGCACCGATCCATCACCTGCCGGACGACGCGCTCGTTGCCGCGCTGAAGACGATGGGTGACACGGGGGGCTCACATCGGAGTGCGGCCTTCCTGCGCTACACGCTACGGCTCACCAGAGTCGATCTGACGCTCAGCGAGGAGTACGCGTACCGCTCCGAACCCAGGCTGCGCTGCCCGATCACGGCCTTCTACGGAACCGCGGACCCGGTTGTCGACCTGGCCGAGATCGAAGCCTGGCGGGACGAGACGGACGCGGCCTTCGCGGTCCACACCTTCCCGGGCGATCACTTCTTCCATCAACGCCACCGGGTGGCCATCGCGGCGCGCATCGCCGCGGCGTTGGAATGA
- a CDS encoding cytochrome P450, protein MTSPTPSTATADTATADTATAEATRAPIRFNPFGAEFRRSPYPLYARLRGAQPVHRTLGMWVLTRHADVRGVLHDRTFSAGLIPQLVSRQASRLSRDDVARIGRLATKSLVFTDNPDHARLRGLVNRVFTAQAVAELRPRVHEVAERLVRRAWDDGGMDVVADLAGPLPLTVMCDWMALPDSLRERVGPWTHDIRFLLEPGLMKTEDFTRVSDVVETFAQALDDVVTERRSRPGDDLISRLLAARTAGGDRLSDEEVVFVCIMCFVAGNETTKSLIGNGLLALLQHPDQDARLRRRPELLGGAVDEALRYDSPLQLTKRVATREVEIDGSRIRAGDQVLLCLGAANRDPAVFSRPDEFDITRDARGHLAFGHGMHGCLGGILAQLQAQVALDRLYRRAERLELLVTQPDWQDHSFIVRGLKQLPVSVRGVG, encoded by the coding sequence ATGACGTCCCCGACACCCAGCACCGCGACCGCCGACACCGCGACCGCCGACACCGCGACCGCCGAAGCCACCCGGGCACCGATCCGCTTCAACCCCTTCGGCGCCGAGTTCCGGCGCAGTCCGTACCCGCTCTATGCGCGGCTTCGAGGCGCGCAGCCCGTCCACCGGACGCTGGGCATGTGGGTGCTCACGCGGCACGCCGACGTGCGCGGTGTCCTGCACGACCGGACGTTCAGCGCCGGGCTCATCCCCCAGCTGGTCAGCCGGCAGGCGTCGCGGCTGTCGCGGGACGACGTGGCGCGGATCGGGCGGCTGGCGACCAAGTCGCTCGTCTTCACCGACAACCCCGACCACGCCCGGCTGCGTGGCCTGGTGAACCGGGTATTCACGGCGCAGGCGGTCGCCGAGCTGCGCCCCCGCGTCCACGAGGTCGCGGAGCGGCTGGTGCGGCGAGCCTGGGACGACGGCGGCATGGACGTCGTCGCCGATCTCGCGGGGCCCCTACCGCTCACGGTCATGTGCGACTGGATGGCCCTTCCGGACAGCCTGCGCGAGCGCGTCGGGCCTTGGACGCATGACATCCGCTTCCTGCTCGAGCCGGGGCTGATGAAGACCGAGGACTTCACCCGGGTATCCGACGTCGTCGAGACATTCGCGCAGGCCCTGGACGACGTGGTCACCGAACGCCGGTCCCGGCCGGGTGACGATCTGATCAGCCGGCTGCTCGCCGCGCGGACGGCCGGGGGCGACCGGCTCAGCGATGAGGAAGTCGTCTTCGTCTGCATCATGTGCTTCGTGGCCGGCAACGAGACCACGAAATCCCTCATCGGCAACGGTCTCCTCGCGTTGCTCCAGCACCCGGATCAGGACGCGCGCCTGCGCCGTCGGCCGGAGCTGCTGGGCGGCGCCGTCGACGAGGCTCTGCGCTACGACAGTCCCCTGCAGCTGACCAAGCGCGTCGCGACGCGCGAGGTCGAGATCGACGGAAGCCGGATCCGGGCAGGCGATCAGGTTCTGCTGTGCCTCGGCGCCGCGAACCGCGACCCCGCGGTGTTCAGCCGGCCGGACGAGTTCGACATCACCCGCGACGCACGAGGGCATCTCGCCTTCGGCCACGGGATGCACGGGTGCCTGGGCGGGATTCTGGCGCAGTTGCAGGCCCAGGTCGCCCTTGATCGGTTGTACCGGCGAGCCGAACGCCTGGAACTCCTGGTCACGCAACCCGACTGGCAGGATCACAGCTTCATCGTCCGCGGGCTGAAGCAGCTTCCGGTCTCGGTGCGGGGTGTCGGGTGA
- a CDS encoding ferredoxin, which produces MKIVADRAVCVGAGMCVMTAPEVFDQGDDGLVVTLIEEVAAGRLDAVRRSVALCPSKALRVLDD; this is translated from the coding sequence ATGAAGATTGTCGCTGATCGCGCCGTCTGTGTCGGCGCTGGGATGTGCGTGATGACCGCGCCGGAGGTCTTCGATCAGGGTGACGACGGCCTCGTCGTCACCCTGATCGAAGAGGTCGCCGCCGGTCGGCTGGACGCTGTGCGCCGATCGGTCGCGCTGTGTCCGTCGAAGGCGCTGCGCGTGCTGGACGACTGA
- a CDS encoding acyl carrier protein, with protein sequence MEPSREEIVTWCQEYVAGLLEIPAEEVDPDADFDRLGIDSALAVSLLIEVEERYGVDLPPEALFENPNLNAVATYLHTQLPRHVA encoded by the coding sequence GTGGAGCCAAGCAGGGAAGAGATTGTCACCTGGTGCCAGGAGTATGTCGCGGGTCTCCTCGAGATACCCGCGGAGGAGGTCGATCCGGACGCGGACTTCGATCGACTGGGAATCGATTCCGCCCTCGCCGTCTCCCTGCTGATCGAGGTTGAGGAACGCTACGGCGTCGACCTACCGCCCGAGGCGTTGTTCGAGAACCCGAACCTCAACGCGGTCGCCACGTACCTGCACACGCAGCTCCCGCGGCACGTGGCATAG
- a CDS encoding ABC transporter ATP-binding protein, translating to MIREPLPVPSETAFPSWVIRLHARALARLTGAPEARRSVRFFADQGRVVAVLVGLSVLGSAAVAVGPFVLRHLIDTSLPTGQVRDLVVPVLLLCAVLVFESSVLSVRMALIARLGGVVSVRIRQTVNAHLQRLPFAFFPRSQQGEVMTVMSTDVLNAQNAISATVQAVVCRIADIVVGSIVVFVLDWRLSLAVMVFAPATLLIVRSGRRRLAALSIRQRELDGLLMVQVADTSSVSGALHVRLFDRVDYEQTRFDAAGAELLAAAEDQARLMSRVRFLVNLGIIATMTAVLALGAWLVSSGRITLGTVAALGGALLVAFGPLSSAVNLRAELAGAGASFRRIFSLLDVPQDEVRLRFEGARAPALTVPRAPRSGTEPVPAAARWGVDAGRGLDLTFDDVWFSYDLATAEDRPDGDWPDDDPTWNLRGVTLKVAAGTTTAIVGASGAGKTTITYLASGMHRPRRGGIRLGGVPLDDIPPDSLHTMIGVVPQDPHLFHDTIAANLRYGRLDATDDELRAALAAASLSALLDRLPEGLATRVGARGYRLSGGERQRLAIARVLLQSPRVLVLDEATSALDTVSEAAVRTALDRLAVGRTCLVIAHRLSTVIDADRIYVMDHGQIVEDGTHSELLADGGAYARLYRPTVV from the coding sequence GTGATCCGTGAGCCGCTGCCCGTCCCGTCGGAGACGGCCTTCCCGTCGTGGGTGATCCGCTTGCATGCGCGTGCGCTCGCGCGGTTGACCGGCGCGCCCGAGGCGCGGCGCAGCGTCCGGTTCTTCGCCGACCAGGGCCGGGTCGTCGCGGTCCTCGTCGGGCTGTCCGTTCTCGGTTCGGCCGCCGTCGCCGTCGGGCCGTTCGTCCTGCGCCATCTCATCGACACGTCGTTGCCCACCGGCCAGGTGCGTGACCTCGTCGTCCCCGTTCTGCTGCTGTGCGCGGTGCTGGTGTTCGAGTCGAGCGTGCTTTCGGTGCGCATGGCGCTCATCGCTCGGCTCGGCGGCGTTGTCTCCGTGCGGATCCGTCAGACGGTGAACGCTCACCTGCAGCGCCTGCCCTTCGCCTTCTTTCCCCGCAGCCAGCAGGGGGAGGTGATGACGGTGATGTCCACCGACGTCCTGAACGCCCAGAACGCGATTTCCGCCACCGTGCAGGCGGTGGTCTGCCGGATCGCGGACATCGTCGTCGGCTCGATCGTCGTCTTCGTGCTGGACTGGCGTCTGAGCCTGGCGGTGATGGTCTTCGCGCCGGCCACGCTGCTGATCGTCCGCTCGGGCCGGCGGCGGCTCGCCGCGCTGTCCATCCGCCAGCGGGAGCTCGACGGTCTGCTCATGGTCCAGGTCGCCGACACCTCGTCGGTCTCCGGGGCGCTGCACGTGCGGCTGTTCGACCGGGTCGACTACGAGCAGACCCGCTTCGACGCGGCGGGCGCCGAGCTGCTCGCCGCCGCCGAGGATCAGGCCCGGCTGATGTCGCGGGTCCGGTTCCTGGTCAACCTCGGGATTATCGCGACGATGACGGCGGTGCTGGCGCTGGGGGCCTGGCTGGTCTCCAGCGGTCGCATCACGCTCGGGACGGTCGCAGCCCTGGGCGGCGCGTTGCTGGTGGCCTTCGGACCACTGTCGTCCGCTGTCAACCTGCGTGCGGAGCTCGCGGGTGCGGGCGCGTCCTTCCGGCGGATCTTCTCCCTGCTTGACGTCCCGCAGGACGAGGTACGCCTGAGGTTCGAAGGGGCCCGGGCCCCCGCGCTGACCGTCCCCCGCGCACCGCGGTCCGGGACGGAACCGGTGCCGGCCGCCGCTCGCTGGGGAGTCGATGCCGGCCGGGGACTCGATCTGACGTTCGACGACGTATGGTTCTCTTACGATCTTGCCACGGCCGAGGACCGGCCGGACGGCGACTGGCCGGACGACGACCCGACGTGGAACCTGCGCGGGGTGACCCTGAAAGTCGCCGCGGGGACGACGACGGCGATCGTCGGGGCCAGCGGGGCCGGCAAGACGACCATCACCTATCTGGCCAGCGGCATGCACCGGCCGCGGCGCGGCGGCATCCGTCTCGGCGGGGTTCCCCTCGACGACATCCCGCCGGATAGTCTGCACACGATGATCGGCGTCGTCCCTCAGGACCCGCATCTGTTCCATGACACGATCGCGGCGAACCTTCGTTACGGCCGGTTGGACGCAACCGACGACGAGCTGCGTGCCGCCCTGGCGGCCGCCAGCCTCTCCGCCCTGCTCGACCGGCTGCCCGAGGGCCTGGCGACCCGGGTCGGCGCCCGGGGCTACCGGTTGTCCGGTGGTGAGCGGCAGCGGTTGGCCATCGCCCGGGTCCTGCTGCAGTCACCACGGGTGCTGGTGCTGGACGAGGCGACCTCGGCGCTGGACACCGTCTCCGAGGCCGCCGTGCGCACCGCCCTGGACCGGCTCGCGGTGGGGCGGACGTGCCTGGTGATCGCGCACCGGCTGTCCACGGTGATTGACGCCGACCGCATCTACGTGATGGACCACGGCCAGATCGTCGAGGACGGCACGCACAGCGAGCTGCTCGCCGACGGCGGCGCCTACGCCCGCCTCTACCGGCCCACCGTCGTCTGA
- a CDS encoding class I SAM-dependent methyltransferase, whose protein sequence is MATSVGHDRTVGAAAAIRHHYDVGNDFYRLWLDRSLTYSCALREGADDTLETAQERKLRFHLDAIRADRAESVLDIGCGWGSILGRLAETHGVRRSVGLTLSAEQAAFVRSRGYPGVEVRTENWAHYEPGTRFDGIISIGAFEHFAGPDDSSAEKIRLYREFFTRCHGWLKRDGVLSLQTIAYANMSRENASAFIQQEIFPAADLPTLTEITAAAEGVFEIQSVHNGRLDYAWTCEEWARRLRRHREEAVGVVGPEVVARYERYLKLSALGFRMGKICLLRLVLQPFGSGYFEGRGVRAG, encoded by the coding sequence ATGGCCACCTCGGTCGGACACGATCGGACGGTCGGAGCGGCGGCGGCCATCCGCCACCACTACGACGTCGGAAATGATTTCTACCGGCTCTGGCTGGACCGCTCGCTGACCTACTCCTGCGCGCTGCGGGAAGGCGCGGACGACACCCTGGAAACAGCCCAGGAAAGGAAGCTGCGGTTCCACCTGGACGCGATTCGCGCCGACCGCGCCGAAAGCGTTCTGGACATCGGCTGCGGGTGGGGCTCGATCCTGGGGCGACTGGCGGAAACGCACGGGGTGCGACGCTCCGTCGGTCTCACCCTCAGTGCGGAGCAGGCGGCCTTCGTCCGGTCCCGCGGCTATCCCGGTGTCGAGGTGCGCACGGAGAACTGGGCGCACTACGAACCCGGCACCCGGTTCGACGGGATCATCTCCATCGGTGCCTTCGAGCACTTCGCCGGACCCGACGACTCGTCCGCCGAGAAGATCCGCCTGTACCGGGAGTTCTTCACCCGCTGCCACGGCTGGCTGAAGCGGGACGGCGTGTTGTCGCTGCAGACGATCGCCTACGCGAACATGTCCCGCGAGAACGCGAGCGCCTTCATTCAGCAGGAGATATTTCCGGCGGCGGATCTGCCGACGCTCACGGAGATCACCGCCGCGGCGGAGGGTGTCTTCGAGATCCAGTCGGTGCACAACGGTCGGCTCGACTACGCCTGGACATGCGAGGAGTGGGCCCGCCGACTGCGCCGACACCGCGAGGAGGCCGTGGGTGTCGTCGGACCGGAGGTGGTCGCCCGGTACGAGCGTTACCTGAAGCTGTCCGCCCTGGGGTTCCGGATGGGAAAGATCTGCCTGCTCAGGCTCGTCCTTCAGCCCTTCGGGAGCGGATACTTCGAGGGCCGCGGGGTGCGGGCGGGATGA
- a CDS encoding fatty acyl-AMP ligase: MPHATLLPEVLQNRAARQPARRAYVFVDEHEAEKAVLTYGDLHARALAVAGELIRRCRPGDRALLLFPPGLDFIVAYFGCLYAQVIAVPVNPPRRNLIQDATRSIIKDCEPSAVLTVGAMVEHIRPVVESIRGPLPWLPVDQVADETNETDQAGTSFRPRPCPPDSVAFLQYTSGSTSDPKGVMVSHRNLAANQEMIRRAFDHDQDSTFVGWAPFFHDQGLIGNILQPLYLGATSILMAPMTFIRWPLRWLSAISRYRAHTSGGPNFAFDVCVARAARGDVPDLDLSCWKVAFNGAEPIRHETLRRFSAIFAPHGFDEKAFYPCYGLAEATLLVTGSRKGRGPRALEADVEALGHRRYVPASGGRGRSLVGSGLVLPEEELRIVDPETGRPCPADEVGEIWVSGDQVAQGYWRRPEATAEVFHAEFDGETGRAYLRTGDLGLLVDGEVYVVGRLKDLVIIRGRNYYPHDIELTVQSAHPALRPGGCAAFSVPGADSEKLVVVQEIRDEQRLTADARDVAASIRAAVTREHDLSVNDLVLALPGRLQKTSSGKIMRAAARNRYLAAGFEIWEPGMSSVA, translated from the coding sequence GTGCCGCACGCGACATTGCTGCCGGAAGTCCTACAGAACCGCGCCGCCCGCCAGCCGGCCAGGCGGGCCTACGTGTTCGTGGATGAACACGAGGCGGAAAAGGCGGTACTGACGTACGGCGACCTGCACGCGCGGGCGCTCGCCGTGGCCGGGGAGCTGATCCGGCGCTGCCGGCCCGGCGACCGGGCGCTGCTGCTCTTCCCGCCGGGTCTGGATTTCATCGTCGCCTACTTCGGCTGCCTCTACGCGCAGGTGATCGCGGTCCCCGTCAACCCCCCGCGCAGGAACCTGATCCAGGACGCGACCCGGAGCATCATCAAGGACTGCGAGCCTTCGGCCGTGCTCACCGTCGGCGCGATGGTCGAGCACATCAGGCCCGTCGTGGAATCGATCCGTGGCCCCCTCCCCTGGCTGCCGGTCGACCAGGTGGCGGACGAGACGAACGAGACGGACCAGGCGGGCACGAGCTTCCGCCCCCGGCCCTGTCCGCCGGATTCCGTCGCCTTCCTTCAGTACACCTCCGGTTCCACGTCCGATCCGAAGGGGGTCATGGTCTCCCACCGGAACCTCGCCGCGAACCAGGAGATGATCCGGCGCGCGTTCGACCACGATCAGGACTCGACGTTCGTCGGCTGGGCACCGTTCTTCCATGACCAGGGGCTGATCGGCAACATCCTGCAGCCGCTCTACCTCGGGGCGACCAGCATCCTCATGGCGCCGATGACGTTCATCCGGTGGCCCCTGCGCTGGCTGTCGGCCATCTCCCGGTACCGGGCCCACACCAGCGGCGGGCCCAACTTCGCCTTCGATGTCTGCGTCGCACGGGCCGCCCGGGGGGATGTGCCGGACCTCGACCTCAGCTGTTGGAAGGTCGCGTTCAACGGGGCCGAGCCCATCCGTCACGAGACCCTGCGCCGGTTCTCGGCGATCTTCGCGCCCCACGGGTTCGACGAGAAGGCGTTCTACCCGTGCTACGGCCTGGCCGAGGCGACCCTGCTCGTGACCGGCAGCCGGAAGGGCCGCGGTCCCCGCGCCCTCGAGGCGGACGTCGAGGCGCTCGGTCACCGGCGCTATGTGCCGGCATCGGGCGGACGCGGCCGGAGTCTCGTCGGATCCGGGCTCGTCCTCCCGGAGGAGGAGCTCCGGATAGTGGACCCCGAAACGGGACGCCCGTGCCCCGCGGACGAGGTGGGCGAGATCTGGGTCTCCGGCGACCAGGTGGCGCAGGGATACTGGCGCCGCCCGGAGGCGACGGCCGAGGTGTTCCACGCCGAGTTCGACGGCGAGACCGGCCGGGCTTACCTGCGCACCGGCGATCTCGGCCTGCTGGTCGACGGCGAGGTCTACGTCGTGGGCAGGCTGAAGGACCTGGTGATCATTCGGGGCCGGAACTACTATCCCCACGACATCGAGCTCACCGTCCAGTCGGCCCACCCCGCGTTGCGCCCCGGCGGGTGCGCCGCGTTCTCGGTTCCCGGTGCCGACAGCGAGAAGCTGGTCGTCGTGCAGGAGATCAGGGACGAGCAGCGCCTCACCGCCGACGCGAGGGACGTCGCTGCGTCGATCCGGGCGGCGGTGACGCGGGAACACGACCTCTCGGTGAACGACCTCGTGCTGGCCCTGCCGGGCCGGCTACAGAAGACCAGCAGCGGCAAGATCATGCGAGCCGCGGCCAGGAACCGCTACCTGGCGGCCGGGTTCGAGATCTGGGAACCGGGGATGTCCTCCGTCGCCTGA
- a CDS encoding cytochrome P450 yields MAAAPIVPLHIRRAQFDPIEELVRIRDTDGVCRVVTVFGIPAYLVSRYEDVREILADPGRFSNVNQWVVGPGGPVLSDEEIAELRAGQMLAFDPPDHTRLRRMLTPEFTVRRMRGLEPRIRDIVDAALDEVERAGRPADLVATFALPVPSLVICELLGVPYSDRAEFQQRTRRQIDASLPIEQRLALQREARAYMAGLVTRAQAAPGEDLLGMLVREHGDELSTAELVGIASLLLVAGHETTSNMLALGTLALLRHPDQLAMVRDDPAQVEPAVEELLRWLSIVPSGVPRTTTTEVEIAGHRIPAGEQLLLALPAANRDPALVGDPDRLDITRGAPGHVAFGHGVHHCLGAPLARMEMRIAFPALLRRFPDLALAVPYEQVAFRAHHVVHGLHALPVTW; encoded by the coding sequence ATGGCCGCGGCACCGATAGTTCCGCTGCATATACGGCGAGCGCAGTTCGATCCGATCGAGGAACTCGTCCGGATCCGGGACACCGACGGCGTCTGCCGCGTTGTCACCGTGTTCGGGATACCCGCGTATCTGGTCAGCCGGTACGAGGACGTCCGCGAGATACTCGCGGATCCGGGCAGGTTCAGCAACGTCAATCAGTGGGTCGTAGGTCCTGGCGGTCCCGTCCTGAGTGATGAGGAAATCGCCGAACTGCGGGCGGGGCAGATGCTCGCGTTCGATCCGCCAGATCACACCCGGCTGCGCCGGATGCTCACCCCGGAGTTCACCGTGCGCCGGATGCGCGGGTTGGAGCCGCGGATCCGGGACATCGTCGACGCGGCGCTCGACGAGGTGGAACGGGCCGGCCGGCCTGCCGATCTGGTCGCGACCTTCGCGCTTCCGGTGCCGTCGCTGGTGATCTGCGAGTTGCTGGGGGTGCCGTATTCCGACCGCGCGGAGTTCCAGCAGCGCACCCGCCGGCAGATCGACGCCTCGTTGCCGATCGAGCAGCGGCTGGCCCTGCAGCGCGAGGCCCGTGCGTACATGGCCGGGCTGGTCACGCGGGCGCAGGCCGCCCCGGGCGAGGACCTGCTGGGCATGCTGGTGCGCGAGCACGGCGACGAACTGAGCACCGCCGAGCTGGTCGGCATCGCCTCGCTGCTGCTGGTCGCCGGGCACGAGACGACGTCGAACATGCTTGCTCTCGGCACCCTGGCGCTGCTGCGCCATCCCGACCAGCTCGCCATGGTCCGCGACGATCCGGCCCAGGTCGAGCCCGCCGTCGAGGAACTGCTGCGGTGGCTGTCCATCGTGCCCTCCGGTGTGCCCCGCACGACGACGACCGAGGTGGAGATCGCCGGTCACCGCATCCCGGCGGGCGAACAACTGCTCCTGGCGCTACCCGCGGCCAACCGAGACCCGGCTCTCGTCGGGGATCCGGACCGGCTCGACATCACCCGTGGCGCTCCCGGCCACGTCGCTTTCGGCCACGGCGTGCACCACTGCCTGGGAGCGCCGCTGGCCCGGATGGAGATGCGCATCGCGTTCCCCGCGCTGCTGCGACGCTTCCCCGATCTCGCGCTGGCCGTGCCCTACGAACAGGTCGCGTTCCGTGCCCATCATGTCGTACACGGGCTGCACGCACTCCCGGTCACCTGGTGA
- a CDS encoding fibronectin type III domain-containing protein yields the protein MSDSQGLVFASAEWLPNGTEHWANFKVTISNYSTEDVVDPEISCTFAAPRLIRNVYGLVFNPVDRPTDVVTGRLVSERKIIQARGSQEFTLAMQNGGTGAGSDPALLPNGFTVNGENANPPEDTDPPTVPEKLRITGWAPHSLHLTWDPSTDNIAVAGYEVFYRTPGGEPRVLATTAAEATVSGLNSLTEYILRVRAFDVSGNRSELSEEVAASTTAPLPDPGTWDAPRAPFVDYTAWPNPKLAEYGSLSGIDSFFVGFLVAQPGGDKKVYWGGYPSYGEAATGDFGKEDFAAFTAQGGKVILSFGGASNVPLEDVETDVSKIVATYRAILANYGVSHVDFDFEGAFIQNRAGLERHVAAISQVLPAYPGLKISYTLPVDGAPGSLVGFNPDGVRLLHLLADAGVQPSLINGMLMEFGQTAPSDAYECCVIALNGMFTHIAGAWRDWDEQKVWRRIGACPMFGRHINGRIFTLDHMRRLVEFARTHNIGAVSGWDATRDYNQGRLPECADFNGNDLAKCTYVEQNPFDFCKIIATYRPESVPAAALRR from the coding sequence GTGTCGGATTCGCAAGGTCTTGTGTTCGCGTCAGCGGAGTGGCTGCCCAACGGAACCGAACATTGGGCCAACTTCAAGGTGACCATCTCCAACTACTCCACCGAGGACGTGGTGGATCCGGAGATATCCTGTACGTTCGCCGCGCCCCGGCTCATCCGGAATGTTTACGGACTGGTGTTCAACCCAGTTGATCGGCCGACTGACGTCGTCACTGGCCGCCTGGTGTCCGAACGGAAGATCATCCAGGCGAGGGGATCGCAGGAGTTCACCCTCGCGATGCAGAACGGTGGTACGGGCGCCGGCTCGGATCCCGCCCTGCTGCCGAACGGCTTCACGGTCAACGGGGAGAACGCCAACCCACCCGAGGACACCGATCCGCCCACGGTGCCGGAGAAGCTGCGCATCACCGGCTGGGCGCCGCACAGCCTGCACCTGACCTGGGATCCGTCCACGGACAACATCGCGGTGGCGGGCTACGAGGTGTTCTACCGGACTCCGGGTGGAGAACCCCGTGTCCTGGCGACCACCGCCGCCGAGGCCACGGTGTCGGGGCTGAACTCGTTGACGGAGTACATTCTGCGGGTCCGCGCGTTCGACGTCAGCGGCAACCGGTCGGAGCTGTCCGAGGAGGTAGCCGCGTCGACTACCGCCCCCCTCCCGGACCCCGGTACCTGGGATGCGCCGCGAGCGCCCTTCGTCGACTACACCGCATGGCCGAACCCGAAGCTCGCCGAATACGGCTCCCTGTCCGGAATCGACAGTTTCTTCGTCGGCTTCCTGGTGGCGCAGCCGGGCGGCGACAAGAAGGTGTACTGGGGCGGCTATCCGAGCTACGGGGAGGCCGCGACAGGCGATTTTGGCAAGGAGGACTTCGCCGCGTTCACCGCGCAGGGCGGGAAGGTCATCCTCTCCTTCGGGGGTGCTTCCAACGTCCCCCTGGAGGATGTGGAGACCGACGTTTCCAAGATTGTGGCGACGTATCGGGCGATCCTCGCGAACTACGGGGTCAGCCATGTCGACTTCGACTTCGAGGGAGCGTTCATCCAGAACCGGGCGGGGTTGGAGCGGCACGTCGCCGCCATCTCCCAGGTGCTCCCGGCCTACCCCGGCCTGAAGATCTCCTACACGCTTCCCGTCGACGGCGCTCCCGGCAGCCTGGTGGGTTTCAACCCCGACGGGGTGCGTCTGCTGCATCTGCTCGCCGACGCGGGCGTCCAGCCATCGCTGATCAACGGCATGCTGATGGAGTTCGGCCAGACGGCCCCCTCGGACGCCTATGAGTGCTGCGTGATCGCGCTTAACGGCATGTTCACGCACATCGCCGGGGCCTGGCGCGACTGGGACGAGCAGAAGGTCTGGCGGCGGATCGGCGCCTGCCCGATGTTCGGCCGCCACATCAACGGCCGGATCTTCACGCTGGACCACATGCGCCGGCTCGTGGAGTTCGCCCGTACCCACAACATCGGCGCCGTCTCCGGTTGGGACGCCACCCGGGACTACAACCAGGGCCGCCTGCCCGAATGCGCCGACTTCAACGGGAACGACCTGGCGAAGTGCACCTACGTCGAGCAGAACCCGTTCGACTTCTGCAAGATCATCGCCACCTACCGACCCGAGTCCGTTCCCGCCGCCGCGCTGCGGCGGTAG